From Streptomyces qinzhouensis, one genomic window encodes:
- the rodA gene encoding rod shape-determining protein RodA, whose amino-acid sequence MAGTNGFSVSGYGPQRGGLWAQLSSRDSMVRRLDWPLLFAALALSGIGSLLVWSATRNRTELNQGDPYYFLFRHILNTGIGFALMIGTIWLGHRTLRGAVPVLYGISVALILLVLTPLGATINGAHAWLVIGGGFTVQPSEFVKITIILGMAMLLAARVDAGDMAHPDHRTVAKSLVLAVVPMLIIMRMPDLGSVMVMVVIVLGVLLASGAPNRWILGLIGGGVGGAVLVAALGLLDEYQINRFAAFANPELDPAGVGYNTNQARIAIGSGGLMGTGLFKGSQTTGQFVPEQQTDFVFTVAGEELGFIGAALILVLLGVVLWRACRIARETTELYGTVVAAGIIAWFAFQSFENIGMTLGIMPVAGLPLPFVSYGGSSMFAVWVAIGLLQSIRVQRPITA is encoded by the coding sequence ATGGCCGGCACCAATGGCTTCTCCGTCTCCGGCTACGGCCCGCAGCGCGGCGGGCTCTGGGCCCAGCTCAGCTCCCGCGACTCGATGGTCCGCCGCCTCGACTGGCCCCTGCTCTTCGCCGCCCTCGCGCTCAGCGGGATCGGCTCCCTGCTGGTGTGGTCCGCGACCCGCAACCGCACCGAGCTGAACCAGGGCGACCCGTACTACTTCCTCTTCCGGCACATCCTCAACACCGGCATCGGCTTCGCCCTGATGATCGGCACCATCTGGCTCGGTCACCGCACCCTGCGCGGCGCCGTCCCGGTCCTCTACGGCATCTCGGTGGCGCTGATCCTGCTGGTGCTCACCCCGCTCGGGGCGACCATCAACGGCGCCCACGCCTGGCTCGTGATCGGCGGCGGCTTCACCGTCCAGCCGTCCGAGTTCGTCAAGATCACCATCATTCTGGGGATGGCGATGCTGCTCGCGGCCCGGGTGGACGCGGGCGATATGGCCCATCCCGATCACCGTACGGTCGCCAAGTCGCTGGTCCTCGCCGTCGTACCGATGCTGATCATCATGCGGATGCCCGATCTGGGCTCCGTGATGGTGATGGTGGTGATCGTCCTCGGGGTGCTGCTGGCGTCCGGGGCGCCCAACCGCTGGATCCTCGGGCTGATCGGCGGCGGGGTCGGCGGGGCGGTCCTGGTGGCCGCGCTGGGACTGCTCGACGAGTACCAGATCAACCGCTTCGCCGCCTTCGCCAATCCGGAGCTGGACCCGGCGGGCGTCGGCTACAACACCAACCAGGCACGGATCGCCATCGGCTCCGGCGGGCTGATGGGAACCGGGCTCTTCAAGGGCTCCCAGACCACCGGCCAGTTCGTGCCCGAACAGCAGACCGACTTCGTCTTCACCGTCGCCGGCGAGGAGCTGGGCTTCATCGGCGCCGCGCTGATCCTGGTCCTGCTGGGCGTGGTCCTCTGGCGGGCCTGCCGGATCGCCCGTGAGACCACCGAGCTGTACGGCACCGTCGTGGCCGCCGGGATCATCGCCTGGTTCGCCTTCCAGTCCTTCGAGAACATCGGGATGACGCTGGGCATCATGCCGGTCGCCGGACTGCCGCTGCCGTTCGTCTCGTACGGCGGATCGTCGATGTTCGCCGTCTGGGTGGCGATCGGGTTGCTCCAGTCCATCAGGGTGCAGCGGCCGATAACGGCCTGA
- a CDS encoding CYTH and CHAD domain-containing protein, which produces MADTKREIERKYEATPETTLPDLTRVTGVSTVVDQGTTELDAVYYDTSDLRLAAASITLRRRTGGDDAGWHLKLPVAPGVRDEIRAPLSGTLPRTLKALVRARTRDHALEPVVRLRSARDLHQLVDADGALLAEVSRDAVRAERLDDGRTAAWDEIEVELADGGDPALLDKVGKKLHKAGIKSSEAPSKLARALDETGLAPGPAPGPPAAPGPPAAPGTAGGEVIGYLRDQVTALLAYDPGVRRNLPDAVHQMRVATRRLRSAFRSYSTVLDRTATDPLGEELKWLAGELGAARDTEVLAERLRHRLDALPRTLLLGPVRGRLRIWTTARGSGSRRRAVTALDSRRYVALLASLDGLLAEPPLRKRATGTPEQVLPRALRKDYGRLADRIEHALSLPAGPDRDLAMHDARKAAKRARYAGEVAAPALGGPAKRFAKRMKAVQTVLGDHQDSVVARDTLKLLAAQAHAAGESAFTWGLLYGQEQRSAADRERELPGVWSRAAPEQPREPAGS; this is translated from the coding sequence ATGGCGGACACGAAGCGCGAGATCGAGCGGAAGTACGAAGCCACCCCCGAGACCACACTGCCGGATCTGACCCGGGTGACCGGGGTCTCCACCGTCGTCGACCAGGGCACCACCGAACTCGACGCGGTCTACTACGACACCTCGGACCTGCGGCTCGCCGCGGCCTCCATCACCCTGCGGCGCCGCACCGGCGGCGACGACGCGGGCTGGCACCTCAAACTCCCCGTCGCGCCCGGAGTGCGCGACGAGATCCGGGCCCCGCTCTCCGGGACCCTTCCCCGCACTCTGAAAGCCCTGGTCCGGGCCAGGACCAGGGACCACGCGCTGGAGCCCGTGGTCCGGCTGCGCTCGGCCCGGGACCTTCACCAGCTGGTCGACGCCGACGGCGCCCTGCTGGCCGAGGTCAGCCGCGACGCGGTACGGGCCGAACGCCTCGACGACGGCCGGACCGCGGCCTGGGACGAAATCGAGGTCGAACTCGCCGACGGCGGCGACCCCGCCCTCCTCGACAAGGTCGGCAAGAAGCTCCACAAGGCCGGGATCAAGAGCTCGGAAGCCCCCTCGAAACTGGCCCGCGCCCTCGACGAGACCGGACTGGCACCCGGGCCCGCCCCCGGCCCCCCGGCCGCCCCCGGCCCCCCGGCCGCCCCCGGCACCGCGGGCGGCGAGGTCATCGGGTACCTCCGCGACCAGGTCACGGCCCTGCTCGCCTACGACCCCGGGGTCCGGCGCAACCTCCCCGACGCCGTCCACCAGATGCGGGTGGCGACCCGCAGGCTGCGCAGCGCCTTCCGCTCGTACTCGACGGTCCTGGACCGGACGGCCACCGACCCGCTCGGCGAGGAGCTGAAATGGCTGGCGGGCGAGCTGGGCGCGGCCCGGGACACCGAGGTCCTCGCCGAACGGCTGCGGCACCGGCTCGACGCCCTGCCCAGGACCCTGCTGCTGGGCCCGGTCCGCGGCCGGCTGCGGATCTGGACCACCGCCCGCGGCTCCGGCTCCCGCCGCCGCGCCGTCACCGCCCTCGACAGCAGGCGGTACGTCGCCCTGCTTGCCTCCCTCGACGGACTGCTCGCCGAACCGCCGCTGCGGAAACGGGCCACGGGCACCCCGGAGCAGGTGCTGCCCCGGGCGCTGCGCAAGGACTACGGACGGCTCGCCGACCGGATCGAACACGCCCTGTCGCTGCCCGCGGGCCCCGACCGCGATCTGGCGATGCACGACGCCCGTAAGGCCGCCAAACGCGCCCGGTACGCGGGCGAGGTCGCCGCCCCGGCTCTCGGCGGCCCCGCCAAACGCTTCGCCAAACGGATGAAGGCGGTCCAGACCGTGCTCGGCGACCACCAGGACAGCGTGGTCGCCCGGGACACCCTGAAACTGCTGGCGGCCCAGGCCCATGCGGCCGGGGAGTCCGCCTTCACCTGGGGCCTTCTCTACGGACAGGAGCAGCGGTCCGCCGCCGACCGGGAGCGGGAACTGCCCGGGGTGTGGTCGAGGGCCGCTCCGGAGCAGCCGCGGGAACCGGCCGGAAGCTAA
- a CDS encoding TIGR03936 family radical SAM-associated protein codes for MGKRQPEGPPPAPAVQRIRLRYTKRGRLRFTSHRDFQRAFERALRRAEVPMAYSAGFTPHPKVSYANAAPTGTGSEAEYLEIALTRHRDPAVLRELLDDSLPDGLDIVDAVEARTPGLADRLTASVWELRLDGVAVEEAGTAVAAFLAAETVEVERRTKNGLRTFDARGAVAALEALSPQVDGPQAGRCAILRLVVRHVTPAVRPDDVLSGLRAVADLAPPVPAAVTRLAQGLFDEESGTVTDPLAVDREAVPA; via the coding sequence CTGGGCAAGCGACAGCCCGAAGGCCCGCCGCCCGCACCCGCGGTACAGCGCATCCGACTGCGCTACACCAAACGCGGCCGCCTCCGGTTCACCAGCCACCGAGACTTCCAGCGCGCCTTCGAACGCGCGCTGCGCCGGGCCGAGGTGCCCATGGCGTACTCGGCGGGCTTCACCCCGCACCCCAAGGTTTCGTACGCCAATGCCGCCCCCACCGGCACCGGCAGCGAGGCCGAATATCTGGAGATCGCCCTCACCCGGCACCGCGACCCCGCGGTGCTGCGCGAACTGCTCGACGATTCGCTGCCCGACGGGCTCGATATCGTCGACGCGGTCGAGGCCCGTACCCCGGGACTCGCCGACCGGCTCACCGCGTCCGTGTGGGAGCTGCGCCTCGACGGCGTTGCCGTCGAGGAGGCCGGAACCGCCGTCGCCGCCTTCCTCGCCGCCGAAACGGTCGAGGTCGAACGGCGTACCAAGAACGGTCTGCGGACCTTCGACGCCCGGGGCGCGGTAGCGGCCCTCGAAGCCCTTTCTCCACAGGTCGATGGGCCGCAGGCCGGGCGCTGTGCGATACTGCGGCTGGTAGTACGGCACGTGACGCCTGCCGTACGACCCGACGACGTCCTGTCCGGTCTCCGCGCTGTGGCCGACCTGGCGCCGCCGGTCCCCGCAGCGGTGACCAGGCTGGCGCAGGGGCTCTTCGACGAGGAGTCCGGCACGGTGACCGACCCGCTCGCAGTCGACCGCGAGGCGGTACCGGCCTAG
- a CDS encoding recombinase family protein, giving the protein MRTLDGNQRTSSTADVQWRETDLALLKELISAQMSLPSDAPRALLSVRLSTLTAETTSPIRQELDLRLLAKERGYRVVGVARDLNVSAARVPPWRRRELGHWLNDRVPEFDVLLFWKLDRFVRRLTDLSTMIDWCLRHGKNLVSKHDTIDLSTPTGKVMTEIIGGIAEIEVAAISTRVTSLWDYTKTQSDWLVGKPPYGYTISDRGKLTIDPRAQRVLRWCLSAALRGVSARRMTTVLIRARVPTGGGGQWSTGTLLRRLRNPALMGVRVRENKDGGVRRSQTVLTSDGNPIRVADPIVTEAEWLSLQAALDERAKTQPTRRKGGATDFLGVLVCADCGTHMTVHRSRGNTRTYEYLRCRSCPSGGLGAPDPESVYSRLTEEVVKALGTEQVRVREYAPGTDGPVRRRAVENTIAHYMAELAPGGRYTRNSFTREQAEQSLEKLITELEGLDPAFTQDRWLHMSNGDSFRERWETADRETMAGDLRRAGITCRVSRHKVPGVRAPDVRLELIIPGDVGERLIIKRDAFADGSL; this is encoded by the coding sequence ATGAGGACACTCGATGGAAACCAGCGGACTTCCTCCACGGCGGACGTCCAGTGGCGCGAGACAGATCTGGCGCTTCTGAAGGAGCTCATATCCGCGCAAATGTCCCTGCCGTCCGATGCCCCGCGGGCACTCCTGTCCGTGCGGCTCTCGACACTCACCGCCGAGACCACTTCGCCCATCCGACAGGAACTCGACCTGCGCCTTCTTGCCAAGGAGCGCGGATATCGAGTCGTCGGCGTCGCCCGCGATCTGAACGTCTCCGCGGCCCGGGTTCCACCGTGGCGGCGCAGGGAGCTCGGGCACTGGCTGAACGACCGAGTGCCGGAGTTCGACGTGCTGCTGTTCTGGAAACTGGACCGTTTCGTCCGTCGGCTCACAGACCTCAGCACCATGATCGATTGGTGTCTCCGGCATGGAAAGAACCTCGTTTCCAAGCACGACACCATTGACCTGTCGACCCCCACCGGGAAAGTGATGACAGAGATCATCGGAGGTATCGCCGAAATCGAGGTGGCGGCCATCAGTACCCGTGTGACGAGCCTCTGGGACTACACCAAGACCCAGTCCGACTGGCTCGTCGGCAAGCCGCCCTACGGTTACACCATCTCCGATCGAGGCAAGCTGACCATCGATCCGCGGGCACAGCGTGTACTGCGCTGGTGTCTGAGCGCCGCCTTGCGCGGCGTCTCGGCTCGGCGGATGACCACCGTACTCATCCGTGCCCGGGTCCCGACCGGCGGCGGTGGGCAGTGGAGCACCGGCACGCTTCTGCGAAGGCTGAGAAACCCGGCGCTGATGGGGGTTCGGGTCAGGGAGAACAAGGACGGTGGCGTGAGGCGCTCACAGACCGTCCTGACCTCGGACGGCAATCCGATCCGGGTGGCCGATCCCATCGTCACCGAAGCGGAGTGGCTCTCCCTCCAAGCCGCTTTGGACGAACGGGCGAAGACGCAGCCGACCAGGCGCAAGGGCGGTGCGACCGACTTCCTGGGGGTCCTCGTGTGCGCGGACTGCGGCACGCATATGACCGTGCACAGAAGCAGGGGGAATACACGCACGTACGAGTACCTGCGATGCAGGAGCTGTCCGAGTGGTGGTTTGGGTGCCCCGGATCCGGAATCCGTCTACAGCCGACTGACCGAAGAAGTCGTGAAGGCGTTGGGCACGGAGCAAGTACGGGTCAGGGAGTACGCGCCGGGCACGGACGGCCCCGTCCGACGGAGGGCCGTCGAGAACACCATCGCCCACTACATGGCCGAACTGGCACCCGGCGGGCGATACACCCGGAACTCGTTCACACGCGAGCAAGCAGAACAGTCCCTGGAAAAGCTGATCACTGAGCTGGAGGGGCTGGATCCGGCGTTCACGCAGGACCGCTGGCTGCACATGTCAAACGGTGACAGTTTCCGCGAGCGTTGGGAGACGGCGGACAGAGAGACCATGGCCGGCGACTTGCGACGAGCAGGAATCACCTGCCGGGTCAGCAGGCACAAGGTTCCCGGTGTCCGGGCACCGGATGTGCGCTTGGAGCTGATCATTCCCGGAGACGTGGGAGAGCGCCTGATCATCAAGCGGGACGCTTTCGCGGACGGATCCCTGTGA
- a CDS encoding TIGR03960 family B12-binding radical SAM protein, with the protein MSAAESVFPQLEALLPHVQKPIQYVGGELNSTVKPWESCDVRWALMYPDAYEVGLPNQGVMILYEVLNEREGVLAERTYSVWPDLEALMREHGVPQFTVDSHRPVGAFDVFGLSFSTELGYTNMLTALDLAGIPLEAKDRGIDDPIVLAGGHAAFNPEPIAEFIDCAVIGDGEQAVLDMTDIVRAWKAEGRPGGREEVLFRLAKTGGVYVPGFYDVEYLPDGRIGRMVPNRSGVPWRVSKHTVMDLDEWPYPKQPLVPLAETVHERMSVEIFRGCTRGCRFCQAGMITRPVRERSITGIGEMVDKGLKATGFEEVGLLSLSSADHSEIGDVAKGLADRYEADKIGLSLPSTRVDAFNVDLANELTRNGRRSGLTFAPEGGSERMRKVINKMVSEEDLIRTVATAYGNGWRQVKLYFMCGLPTETDDDVLQIGDMAVNVIAKGREVSGSNDIRCTVSIGGFVPKPHTPFQWAPQLSAEATDARLEKLRDKIRGDKKYGRSIGFRYHDGKPGIVEGLLSRGDRRVGAVIRAVYEDGGRFDGWREHFSYDRWMACADKTLPEAGVDVDWYTTRERTYEEVLPWDHLDSGLDKDWLWEDWQDALDETEVEDCRWTPCFDCGVCPQLGLDIQIGPTGKKLLPLSVVKK; encoded by the coding sequence ATGTCTGCTGCCGAGTCGGTCTTCCCACAGCTCGAAGCTCTGCTCCCGCATGTGCAGAAGCCGATCCAGTACGTCGGCGGTGAACTCAACTCCACCGTCAAGCCGTGGGAGTCGTGTGACGTCCGCTGGGCGCTGATGTACCCGGACGCGTACGAGGTCGGGCTGCCCAACCAGGGAGTCATGATCCTCTACGAGGTACTGAACGAGCGTGAGGGTGTGCTCGCCGAGCGGACGTACAGCGTCTGGCCCGATCTGGAGGCGCTGATGCGGGAGCACGGTGTCCCGCAGTTCACCGTCGACTCCCATCGGCCCGTCGGCGCCTTCGACGTGTTCGGCCTCAGCTTCTCCACCGAGCTCGGCTATACGAACATGCTGACCGCCCTCGACCTCGCGGGCATCCCGCTGGAGGCGAAGGACCGCGGGATCGACGACCCCATCGTGCTCGCGGGCGGCCACGCGGCCTTCAACCCCGAGCCGATCGCCGAGTTCATCGACTGCGCCGTCATCGGCGACGGTGAGCAGGCGGTCCTCGACATGACCGACATCGTCCGCGCCTGGAAGGCCGAAGGCCGCCCCGGTGGGCGTGAAGAGGTGCTGTTCCGCCTCGCGAAGACCGGCGGGGTGTACGTGCCCGGCTTCTACGACGTGGAGTACCTCCCCGACGGGCGCATCGGCCGGATGGTGCCCAACCGCTCCGGTGTCCCGTGGCGGGTCTCCAAGCACACGGTCATGGACCTCGACGAATGGCCCTACCCCAAGCAGCCGCTCGTACCGCTGGCCGAGACCGTCCACGAGCGGATGTCCGTGGAGATCTTCCGCGGCTGCACCCGCGGCTGCCGCTTCTGCCAGGCCGGCATGATCACGCGTCCCGTACGGGAGCGAAGCATCACCGGCATCGGCGAGATGGTCGACAAGGGGCTGAAGGCGACCGGCTTCGAAGAGGTCGGCCTGCTCTCCCTGTCCAGCGCCGACCATTCGGAGATCGGTGACGTCGCCAAGGGCCTCGCCGACCGCTACGAGGCGGACAAGATCGGTCTGTCCCTGCCCTCGACCCGGGTCGACGCCTTCAATGTCGACCTCGCCAACGAGCTGACCCGCAACGGCCGCCGCTCCGGACTCACCTTCGCCCCCGAGGGCGGCTCCGAGCGGATGCGCAAGGTCATCAACAAGATGGTCTCCGAAGAGGACCTGATCCGTACGGTCGCCACCGCCTACGGCAACGGCTGGCGCCAGGTCAAGCTGTACTTCATGTGCGGTCTGCCGACCGAGACCGACGACGACGTCCTCCAGATCGGCGATATGGCGGTCAACGTCATCGCCAAGGGCCGCGAGGTCTCCGGCTCCAACGACATCCGCTGCACGGTCTCCATCGGCGGCTTCGTGCCCAAGCCCCACACCCCCTTCCAGTGGGCCCCGCAGCTCTCCGCCGAGGCCACCGACGCCCGGCTGGAGAAGCTCCGCGACAAGATCCGCGGCGACAAGAAGTACGGCCGCTCCATCGGCTTCCGCTACCACGACGGCAAGCCCGGCATCGTCGAGGGCCTGCTCTCCCGCGGCGACCGCCGGGTCGGCGCCGTCATCCGCGCCGTGTACGAGGACGGCGGCCGCTTCGACGGCTGGCGCGAGCACTTCTCGTACGACCGCTGGATGGCCTGCGCGGACAAGACGCTGCCCGAGGCCGGCGTGGACGTCGACTGGTACACCACCCGGGAGCGCACCTACGAGGAGGTGCTCCCCTGGGACCACCTCGACTCCGGGCTCGACAAGGACTGGCTCTGGGAGGACTGGCAGGACGCCCTCGACGAGACCGAGGTCGAGGACTGCCGCTGGACGCCCTGCTTCGACTGCGGGGTCTGTCCTCAGCTCGGCCTGGACATCCAGATCGGCCCGACCGGCAAGAAGCTGCTTCCGTTGTCGGTCGTGAAGAAGTAG
- a CDS encoding Rne/Rng family ribonuclease, whose protein sequence is MHEPNEPGTTGTTPDSNSPSDTLPPRRRRAASRPAGPPAASNAEGSAAPVAETAAAEEAPAPRARRRATRKATVAEPVEAEAVEVAEEAPAPRARRRATRKATAAEPVEAVEAAAEPVAEVVAEEAPAPRARRRATRKATAPEPVEAEAVEVAVEPVAEEAPAPRARRRATRKATSAEPVEAVEAAAEPVAEVVAEEAPAPRARRRATRKATAPEPVEAEAVEVAAEPVAEEAPAPRARRRATRKATAPEPAAQAEADGSGETLPGATVAEITAHEDQVAAAETAAGRGRGRRRVVTPQFTAERPAEPTARRAARPAVAVFQAPVFSEPMFQTPETAAAAAAVVYEEPRTEEAAPPADEAEPETAEETTETAEAVVEAAPEPAGRRRRRRRGEAPEQAERSVAQPADEAETEAAADEAEAEAEAEAEAEEHDEYEDRPSRRRRRGGRRRRRGEAPDSAEQSDETGDGEATPAAEDTDEDIAEDGEDTEQDEAAGFGSASSRRRRRRRRRSGEPSLDEEPGDGDPERTVVKVREPRARTREEASDEVQSIKGSTRLEAKKQRRREGREQGRRRVPIITEAEFLARREAVERVMVVRQSGERTQIGVMEDNVLVEHYVNKEQSTSYVGNVYLGKVQNVLPSMEAAFVDIGKGRNAVLYAGEVNFEALGMAHGPRRIESALKSGQSVLVQVTKDPIGHKGARLTSQVSLPGRYLVYVPEGSMTGISRKLPDTERARLKTILKKIVPEDAGVIVRTAAEGASEDELRRDVERLQSQWEDIKKKAKSGNAPTLLYGEPDMTVRVVRDIFNEDFSKVIVSGDEAWETVHGYVAHVAPDLTDRLQRWTSEVDVFATYRIDEQLMKALDRKVWLPSGGSLVIDKTEAMIVVDVNTGKFTGQGGNLEETVTRNNLEAAEEIVRQLRLRDLGGIVVVDFIDMVLESNRDLVMRRLLECLGRDRTKHQVAEVTSLGLVQMTRKRVGQGLLESFSETCVHCNGRGVIVHMDQAASAGGGGGGKRSKKRGRGGDAAAAHDHTAEAHEHEHEHEHETAEEVAAEVAAPVALAEPVFVPDEELYNSAAEAEAAAQRGRGRRRATRRASAPGGAPKAAQPKAPEPEPQPEPVVEAAVPEAVEEPREAAAPETAPAGRGRRRATRKASAPAGSPKAADAPEAEVVVVAKAPEAPAQAEPSAPADAPEPAAAPPRARRRVVRKVTAPAGSPSGAGTDESGAVVVIGTAPEGTAAAESAEEAAPAKKAARKTAKKATAKKAATKKTAAKKSAAKKTTAKKATAKKTAAAEKSAPATVTAVTEG, encoded by the coding sequence ATGCACGAGCCGAACGAACCCGGTACCACCGGGACCACCCCTGATTCGAACAGCCCCAGCGACACGCTGCCGCCGCGCCGCCGCCGCGCCGCGTCCCGCCCGGCCGGACCCCCGGCCGCGAGCAACGCCGAAGGCTCCGCCGCACCGGTCGCGGAGACCGCTGCCGCTGAGGAGGCGCCTGCGCCGCGTGCGCGTCGTCGGGCCACCCGTAAGGCGACGGTTGCCGAGCCGGTCGAGGCTGAAGCCGTAGAGGTTGCCGAGGAGGCGCCCGCGCCGCGTGCCCGTCGTCGGGCGACGCGTAAGGCCACTGCCGCTGAGCCGGTAGAGGCCGTTGAGGCCGCTGCTGAGCCGGTTGCTGAGGTTGTCGCCGAGGAGGCGCCTGCGCCGCGTGCGCGTCGTCGGGCCACCCGTAAGGCCACCGCCCCCGAGCCGGTCGAGGCTGAGGCGGTAGAGGTTGCCGTCGAGCCGGTCGCCGAGGAGGCGCCTGCGCCGCGTGCCCGTCGTCGGGCGACGCGTAAGGCCACTTCCGCTGAGCCGGTCGAGGCCGTTGAGGCCGCTGCTGAGCCGGTCGCGGAAGTTGTCGCTGAGGAGGCGCCTGCGCCGCGTGCGCGTCGTCGGGCCACCCGTAAGGCCACCGCCCCCGAGCCGGTCGAGGCTGAGGCGGTAGAGGTTGCCGCCGAGCCGGTCGCTGAGGAGGCGCCTGCGCCGCGTGCGCGTCGTCGGGCCACCCGCAAGGCCACCGCCCCCGAGCCGGCCGCCCAGGCCGAGGCCGACGGCAGCGGAGAGACCCTGCCCGGCGCCACCGTCGCCGAGATCACCGCCCACGAGGACCAGGTCGCCGCCGCCGAGACCGCCGCCGGCCGGGGCCGGGGCCGCCGCCGCGTCGTGACGCCGCAGTTCACCGCCGAGCGGCCCGCCGAGCCGACCGCGCGCCGCGCCGCCCGGCCCGCCGTCGCCGTCTTCCAGGCACCTGTCTTCTCCGAGCCGATGTTCCAGACCCCGGAGACGGCCGCCGCCGCTGCCGCCGTGGTGTACGAGGAGCCGCGCACCGAGGAGGCCGCACCGCCCGCCGACGAAGCCGAGCCCGAGACGGCCGAGGAGACCACCGAGACGGCGGAAGCCGTCGTCGAGGCCGCCCCCGAGCCCGCCGGCCGCCGGCGCCGTCGCCGTCGCGGCGAGGCCCCCGAGCAGGCCGAGCGGTCCGTCGCCCAGCCCGCCGACGAAGCCGAGACCGAAGCGGCGGCCGACGAGGCCGAAGCCGAGGCCGAGGCAGAGGCGGAGGCCGAGGAGCACGACGAGTACGAGGACCGGCCCTCGCGCCGCCGCCGCCGGGGCGGCCGCCGCCGCCGTCGCGGCGAGGCCCCCGACTCGGCCGAGCAGTCCGACGAGACCGGGGACGGCGAAGCCACCCCGGCCGCCGAGGACACCGACGAGGACATCGCCGAGGACGGCGAGGACACCGAGCAGGACGAGGCCGCCGGCTTCGGCTCCGCCAGCAGCCGTCGCCGCCGGCGCCGGCGCCGTCGCAGCGGTGAGCCCTCCCTCGACGAGGAGCCGGGCGACGGCGACCCGGAGCGCACGGTCGTCAAGGTCCGCGAGCCCCGGGCCCGTACCCGCGAAGAAGCCTCCGACGAGGTCCAGTCCATCAAGGGCTCCACCCGCCTGGAGGCGAAGAAGCAGCGCCGCCGCGAGGGCCGGGAGCAGGGCCGCCGCCGCGTCCCGATCATCACCGAGGCCGAGTTCCTCGCCCGCCGCGAGGCCGTCGAGCGGGTCATGGTCGTCCGCCAGAGCGGCGAGCGCACCCAGATCGGCGTCATGGAGGACAACGTCCTCGTCGAGCACTACGTCAACAAGGAGCAGTCGACGTCGTACGTCGGCAATGTCTACCTGGGCAAGGTGCAGAACGTCCTGCCGTCGATGGAGGCCGCCTTCGTCGATATCGGCAAGGGCCGCAACGCCGTGCTGTACGCGGGTGAGGTCAACTTCGAGGCGCTCGGCATGGCCCACGGCCCCCGCCGCATCGAGTCCGCGCTGAAGTCCGGCCAGTCCGTGCTGGTCCAGGTCACCAAGGACCCGATCGGCCACAAGGGCGCCCGGCTCACCAGCCAGGTCTCCCTCCCCGGCCGCTATCTGGTCTACGTTCCCGAGGGCTCGATGACCGGGATCAGCCGCAAGCTGCCCGACACCGAGCGGGCCCGGCTGAAGACCATCCTCAAGAAGATCGTCCCCGAGGACGCGGGCGTTATCGTGCGCACCGCCGCCGAGGGCGCCAGCGAGGACGAGCTGCGCCGCGATGTCGAGCGGCTCCAGTCGCAGTGGGAGGACATCAAGAAGAAGGCGAAGAGCGGCAACGCGCCCACGCTGCTCTACGGTGAGCCGGACATGACCGTCCGGGTCGTCCGCGACATCTTCAACGAGGACTTCTCCAAGGTCATCGTCAGCGGTGACGAGGCCTGGGAGACCGTCCACGGCTATGTCGCGCATGTCGCGCCCGATCTGACCGACCGGCTCCAGCGCTGGACCAGCGAGGTCGACGTCTTCGCCACCTACCGCATCGACGAGCAGCTGATGAAGGCGCTGGACCGCAAGGTCTGGCTGCCCAGCGGCGGGTCACTGGTGATCGACAAGACCGAAGCCATGATCGTGGTCGATGTCAACACCGGTAAGTTCACCGGTCAGGGCGGCAATCTGGAAGAGACCGTCACCAGGAACAACCTGGAGGCGGCCGAGGAGATCGTGCGCCAGCTGCGGCTGCGCGACCTCGGCGGCATCGTCGTCGTCGACTTCATCGACATGGTGCTGGAGTCCAACCGCGATCTGGTGATGCGACGGCTGCTCGAGTGCCTGGGCCGGGACCGGACCAAGCACCAGGTCGCCGAGGTCACCTCGCTGGGCCTGGTCCAGATGACCCGTAAGCGGGTCGGCCAGGGGCTGCTGGAGTCCTTCTCCGAGACCTGTGTCCACTGCAACGGCCGCGGTGTGATCGTGCACATGGACCAGGCCGCGTCCGCCGGTGGCGGGGGCGGTGGCAAGCGGTCCAAGAAGCGCGGCCGCGGCGGCGATGCCGCGGCGGCGCACGACCACACCGCCGAGGCCCACGAACACGAACACGAGCACGAGCACGAGACGGCCGAAGAGGTGGCCGCCGAGGTCGCCGCGCCGGTCGCGCTCGCCGAGCCCGTCTTCGTACCCGACGAGGAGCTGTACAACAGCGCCGCCGAGGCCGAGGCCGCCGCCCAGCGCGGCCGTGGCCGCCGCCGGGCCACCCGCAGGGCGTCCGCGCCCGGTGGTGCCCCGAAGGCCGCGCAGCCGAAGGCCCCGGAGCCGGAGCCGCAGCCGGAGCCGGTGGTGGAGGCCGCCGTACCCGAGGCCGTCGAGGAGCCGCGGGAGGCCGCGGCGCCCGAGACCGCCCCGGCCGGCCGTGGCCGCCGCCGGGCGACCCGTAAGGCATCCGCCCCGGCCGGTTCGCCGAAGGCCGCCGACGCCCCCGAGGCCGAGGTCGTCGTCGTGGCGAAGGCCCCCGAGGCACCGGCGCAGGCCGAGCCGTCCGCCCCGGCGGACGCGCCCGAGCCGGCCGCCGCGCCCCCGCGGGCGCGCCGCCGGGTGGTCCGCAAGGTCACCGCTCCGGCCGGCTCCCCGTCGGGCGCCGGTACGGACGAGTCCGGCGCGGTCGTCGTGATCGGCACCGCTCCGGAGGGCACCGCGGCCGCCGAGTCCGCGGAAGAGGCCGCCCCGGCCAAGAAGGCGGCCCGCAAGACCGCCAAGAAGGCCACCGCGAAGAAGGCCGCCACCAAGAAGACGGCGGCCAAGAAGAGCGCGGCGAAGAAGACGACCGCGAAGAAGGCGACCGCCAAGAAGACCGCCGCGGCCGAGAAGTCGGCGCCCGCGACCGTGACGGCGGTCACCGAGGGGTGA